In the genome of Salana multivorans, the window GCTGACCGGCGCACCGGTGGCCCGCGAGGAGGTCGAGGCGCTCCCGCTGCGGCACCTGCGCGACGCCGTCCGGATCACCGGCGCGACGGTGCTGCTCAAGGGCTCGGTCACGCTGGTCGCGGGACCGAGCGGACCCGTGTGGTCGCAGACCGGTGCCCCCTCGTGGCTCGCCACCGCCGGAGCCGGCGACGTGCTCGCCGGCGTGGCCGGGGCGCTGCTGGCGCGGTGGTCCCAGCGAGCCATCGCCGAACCCGAGCGCGTCGCCGAGGTCGTCGCCGGGGCCGCGCTGCTGCACGCCCTGGCCGCCCGCGAGGCGTCCCTCGCGTCGTCCGGTGGGCCGATCGTCGCGAGCGACGTCGCCCGCGCGCTGCCGACGGCCGTCGGCCGCCTGCTCGGCGGACCGGATGCCGGCGGACCCGACGCCGGCGGGGCGGTCCGGCGCGGTGGTGAGGAAGAATGAGCCCCGTGCCAGGCCCGACCGATGCCGACCATGCGAGCGATCCAGCCACGCCCCCGGCGTTCTCCGCGCGCACGGCGTTTCCCGCCCGCGCGGTCGTCGACCTCGACGCGATCGCCGACAACGTCCGGCGACTGAGGCAGGTCGCCGCCCGGTCCGAGGTGATGGCCGTCCTCAAGGCGGACGCCTACGGGCACGGCCTCCTCCCGTCGGCCAGGGCGGCGCTCGCGGGCGGGGCGACCTGGCTCGGCGTCGCGCAGCTCGTCGAGGCGATCCGCCTGCGCGAGGGGCTGGCGGACCGCACCGCGGTGACCGATCCCCCCGCCCCCCGCCTGCTGACCTGGATCTTCAGCCCCGGGCCGGAGACGCACCGCGCGCTCGTGCGGGCGATCGAGCTCGACATCGACCTGTCCGCCGGCTCGCCGGTGGCGCTGGACGCCGTCGTCGCTGCGGCGCGCGAGGTCGGCCGACCGGCCCGGCTCCACCTCAAGGTCGACACCGGGCTCGCCCGCGGCGGCCAGTTCCTCGAGCCGTGGACCGCGATGCTCGCGGACGCGCTCGCGCACGAGGCCGCCGGGCACGTCGCCGTCGTCGGCCTGTGGTCCCACCTGGCGAGGGCCGAGGAGGACGACGACACCACCGATCGCCAGCTCGACGTCTTCCGCGAGGCGCTGCGTCGCGCCGACGAGGCCGGCGCGCGGGTCCAGGTGCGCCACCTCGCGAACTCGGCCGGAACCCTCCTGCGGCCCGACACGCACTTCGACCTCGTCCGGCCCGGGCTCTCCGTGTTCGGCCTCAGCCCCGTGCCGGGCCGCAGCCCCGCCGACCTCGGGCTCACCCCGGCGATGCGGCTCGAGGCCGACGTCATGCTGGTCAAGGACGCGCCGGCCGGCCAGGGCGTGAGCTACGGCCACACGTACACGACGCAGCGGGCGACGCGGCTCGCCGACCTCCCGCTCGGCTACGCCGACGGGATCCCGCGACACGTCTCGGGCGTCGGCCCGGTCCAGGTCGCCGGCCGCCGTCACACGATCGCGGGCCGGGTCTGCATGGACCAGATGGTCCTCGACGTCGGCCCCGACTCGACGGTCAGCGCCGGCGACACCGCGGTGCTGTGGGGCAGCGGGCGCGACGGCGAGCCCACCGCCGAGGACTGGGCCCGTGCCGCCGGCACCATCTCCTACGAGATCGTGACGCGCCTCGGCGCGCGCGTGCCGCGGGTCCACGTCGGCACGGCGGGCACCGCCGCGACGCCCCCGGCGGACCCGACGTCCCCGACGGCTCCCGACCCGGCCCCCTCCCAGAAGACGACGGCATGACGACGACGCTCCACCTCCCCGATCCCGACGCCACCCGCGCCCTCGGCGCCGCCATCGCGGGCCTGCTGCGCGCGGGTGACCTCGTCATCCTCACCGGCGACCTCGGGGCCGGGAAGACGACGCTCACCCAGGGCCTCGGCGCCGCGCTCGGCGTGCGCGGCCAGGTCGCCTCGCCGACGTTCGTCATCGCGCGCGAGCACCCGTCGCTCGTCGGCGGGCCGGCGCTCGTGCACGTCGACGCCTACCGGCTCGGCAACCTGCGCGAGATCGACGCGCTCGACCTCGACTCCTCCCTCGAGGAGTCGGTCACCGTGGTCGAGTGGGGCGCCGGGCTCGCCGAGCGGCTCTCGGGCGACCGGCTCGAGGTTCGGATCGGCCGGGCCCGCGGCGACGCGGCCGACGCCGGCCGGGACGTCGAGATCGTCGGTGTCGGACCTCGGTGGGATGGTGTCGACCTCGCGCACCTCGCGCTGGACGAACGGGAAGGACGAGCATGACCGGTCCATCGGTGACCCTCGCCATCGACACGTCGGGCGGCACGCACGTGGCCGTCCTGCGCGGTGACGCCGTGCTGGCGCGCGCCGAGCGCGCCGACGCCCGCGGGCACGCCGAGAACCTCGCGCCGCTGGTCGCCGCCGCGCTCGACGAGGCGGGGCTGGTCCCCGCCGACGTCACGGGGGTCGCGGTCGGCACGGGGCCGGCGCCGTTCACCGGCCTGCGCGTCGGGCTCGTCACCGCGGCCGCCTTCGCCGCGGTCCGCGGGCTGCCCGTCCACGGCGTCCCGAGCCTCGAGGCGTGGGCGCTCGGCTCCCGCGAGGCGGCCGGGGCGTCCGGCGCGCGCGAGGTGCGGGTGGTGACGGACGCGCGGCGCCGCGAGGTCTACACCGCGCGCTACGCCTACGACGCGTCGGCCCCCGGTGGTCTGAGCGTCCTGGAGGAGCCGCGCGTCGTCCTCCCCGCCGAGCTGGCCGGGACGGTCGCGGACGAGCGCGCGGCCGGCGGCGTCGTCGCGGGTCCCGGGCTCTACCCGGACGTGCTCGGGCCGAGCGCGGGGACGTTCGACGTCGCGGCGCTCGCGCTCCTCGCCACCGCGCGGGCCGAGGCGGGGGTTCCGACGCCGACGGAGCCGCTGTACCTGCGTCGGCCCGACATCCACGGCGTCCCGGCGGGGGCGGCATGAGCGAGGTGGGCCCGAGTCATCGCGTGCGGCCCGTCGTGCCGGCCGACCTCGACGCGATCGCGGCGGCCGAGCCCGAGCTGTTCGGCTCGCAGGCCTGGTCGCGCGGGGTGTACGCGGAGGAGATCGAGCGGCCGGACCGCTGCTACCTCGCGGTCGACGTGGACGGGCGGCTGGCCGGGTACGCGGGCGTCGCGCTCGACCCCGAGTGGACCGTCATGACGATCGGCGTGCTGCCGTGGGCGCAGCGTCGCGGCATCGCCAGGGCCCTGCTGCACGCGCTCGTCGACGCCGCCCGGCGCGCCGGTGGGACGGAGCTGTTCCTCGAGGTCAAGGCGCACGACGGAGGAGCCCAGCAGCTCTACCGCGACGCCGGGTTCCGACTGGTCGGGCTGCGCCGGCGGTACTACCAGCCGGAGGGCGTCGACGCCGTCGTCATGCGTCTCGACCTCGGCGGGCCGACGCGCCGCGTCGGACCGGTCGGGGCCGAGGCCGTCGCGGCCGACCCTGCCGGGCAGCGGGAGGCGGCCCGGCGGCGGGAGGCGGC includes:
- the tsaB gene encoding tRNA (adenosine(37)-N6)-threonylcarbamoyltransferase complex dimerization subunit type 1 TsaB, whose translation is MTGPSVTLAIDTSGGTHVAVLRGDAVLARAERADARGHAENLAPLVAAALDEAGLVPADVTGVAVGTGPAPFTGLRVGLVTAAAFAAVRGLPVHGVPSLEAWALGSREAAGASGAREVRVVTDARRREVYTARYAYDASAPGGLSVLEEPRVVLPAELAGTVADERAAGGVVAGPGLYPDVLGPSAGTFDVAALALLATARAEAGVPTPTEPLYLRRPDIHGVPAGAA
- the tsaE gene encoding tRNA (adenosine(37)-N6)-threonylcarbamoyltransferase complex ATPase subunit type 1 TsaE, whose amino-acid sequence is MTTTLHLPDPDATRALGAAIAGLLRAGDLVILTGDLGAGKTTLTQGLGAALGVRGQVASPTFVIAREHPSLVGGPALVHVDAYRLGNLREIDALDLDSSLEESVTVVEWGAGLAERLSGDRLEVRIGRARGDAADAGRDVEIVGVGPRWDGVDLAHLALDEREGRA
- the alr gene encoding alanine racemase, with product MSPVPGPTDADHASDPATPPAFSARTAFPARAVVDLDAIADNVRRLRQVAARSEVMAVLKADAYGHGLLPSARAALAGGATWLGVAQLVEAIRLREGLADRTAVTDPPAPRLLTWIFSPGPETHRALVRAIELDIDLSAGSPVALDAVVAAAREVGRPARLHLKVDTGLARGGQFLEPWTAMLADALAHEAAGHVAVVGLWSHLARAEEDDDTTDRQLDVFREALRRADEAGARVQVRHLANSAGTLLRPDTHFDLVRPGLSVFGLSPVPGRSPADLGLTPAMRLEADVMLVKDAPAGQGVSYGHTYTTQRATRLADLPLGYADGIPRHVSGVGPVQVAGRRHTIAGRVCMDQMVLDVGPDSTVSAGDTAVLWGSGRDGEPTAEDWARAAGTISYEIVTRLGARVPRVHVGTAGTAATPPADPTSPTAPDPAPSQKTTA